The DNA segment ACAACGGCATGCGCACGATGGAGGAGTACCAGAAGAAGTTCCACTCGCTCGGCATCGACGCACTGGAGGAGGAGATCGTCCATCCGGCGTTGACGACGGTGCACTATCTGAAGTCGATCCGGATGCGCGATGCGGTCTACTGCATCGGGACGGAAGTGTTTAAGGACTATCTGCGCAAGGCCGGCTTCAAAGTGCTGGACGGGGTAAGGGAAAAACGGAATGCAAAAAGCTCTCCCACTCGTAGTAACCGTTTGTCTGCCCCACCCACGTTTAGCCCAAGGAACGGTTCCCGGATAGCCGCGAGGCAAATCAGGTGCGCGTGTACAGCGATTACTTTGAGCAGCACGGCCCGAAGGTCGGTGCCGTGGTGGTCGATATCGACGTCAACCTGTCGCTACAGCACCTGATGAAGGCAAAGTGCTACCTGGAGCGGGATCCGAACTGTGTGTTCATTGCCGGCGCGACCGACTACATCATACCGCTCGATTCCAGCATGGACGTGATAGGGCCGGGCTACTTTATCGACATACTCGAGCGCAGTACCGGCCGGAAGGCACTCATCCTGGGCAAACCG comes from the Anopheles coluzzii chromosome 2, AcolN3, whole genome shotgun sequence genome and includes:
- the LOC120961056 gene encoding uncharacterized protein LOC120961056 isoform X2 — protein: MAEQAKKEMKHILELSKAERRLFLHSFDTLMSDCDGVLWNFTGPIPGVDKALQLLRTDGKKLAFISNNGMRTMEEYQKKFHSLGIDALEEEIVHPALTTVHYLKSIRMRDAVYCIGTEVFKDYLRKAGFKVLDGPKERFPDSREANQVRVYSDYFEQHGPKVGAVVVDIDVNLSLQHLMKAKCYLERDPNCVFIAGATDYIIPLDSSMDVIGPGYFIDILERSTGRKALILGKPGKALAQVVLEQFQITEPKRVLFVGDMMPQDMGFGTECGFQKLLMLSGGTPKDALLAQTDPNQLPNYYADSFADFIELYNETMHVEE